A window from Corynebacterium urealyticum DSM 7109 encodes these proteins:
- the rpmB gene encoding 50S ribosomal protein L28 — protein sequence MSAYCQVTGRKPGFGKQVSHSHRHTSRRWNPNVQRRKFYLPSEGRTITLTVSPKGLKTIDRDGIESVVAKIRARGEKI from the coding sequence ATGTCGGCATATTGCCAGGTGACGGGCCGCAAGCCGGGTTTCGGCAAGCAGGTTTCCCACTCTCACCGACACACGAGCCGCCGCTGGAACCCGAATGTTCAGCGTCGCAAGTTCTACCTGCCTTCTGAGGGCCGCACGATCACGTTGACGGTCTCTCCGAAGGGCCTGAAGACCATTGACCGTGATGGCATCGAGTCTGTCGTTGCCAAGATTCGCGCTCGTGGGGAGAAGATCTAA
- a CDS encoding acetyl-CoA C-acetyltransferase, which yields MPLNPQPQDVVIVGAARTPQGRLLGALSRKTAVDLGAATISAVLERSGVGTEPVDYVLMGQVVQAAAGQNPAKQAAVAAGLGMHVPAMTINKVCLSGLDAVISAARMIKAGDATVVVAGGQESMSNAPHLAAGVRAGKGFGGLKLDDALERDGLTDPVQGTAMGVETDANAEAAGLNREEQDHIAALSHQRAERAIAEGTFENEIVPIEVATRKETITVSQDEGVRPGTTEEGLAKLRPAFRKEGTITAGSSSQISDGAAAVVLTTRENAEANGWNILATIGAAGQTAGPDTSLLSQPSQAVAAALAKAGWTTGDLDFLEINEAFGAVVAQSLKDLDYPLEKTNIHGGGISLGHPIGCSGARVLVTAAHELNRRGSGKAAVSLCGGGGQGDALLIWK from the coding sequence ATGCCACTGAACCCGCAGCCACAGGACGTCGTCATCGTCGGCGCCGCCCGCACCCCGCAAGGCCGCCTGCTTGGCGCGCTGTCCCGCAAGACCGCCGTCGACCTCGGCGCCGCCACCATCTCCGCAGTGCTCGAGAGGTCCGGCGTGGGCACTGAGCCGGTGGACTACGTCCTCATGGGCCAGGTCGTGCAGGCCGCCGCCGGGCAGAACCCCGCCAAGCAGGCAGCCGTCGCCGCGGGACTGGGGATGCACGTCCCAGCCATGACCATCAACAAGGTCTGCCTCTCCGGTCTGGACGCCGTCATCAGCGCCGCACGCATGATCAAGGCCGGGGACGCCACCGTGGTCGTCGCCGGTGGTCAGGAGTCCATGTCCAACGCCCCGCACCTCGCCGCAGGCGTGCGCGCCGGCAAGGGCTTCGGCGGCCTAAAGCTGGACGACGCCCTCGAGCGCGATGGGCTCACCGACCCGGTCCAGGGCACCGCCATGGGTGTGGAGACCGATGCGAACGCCGAGGCCGCCGGCCTGAACCGTGAGGAGCAGGACCACATCGCCGCCCTGTCCCACCAGCGTGCCGAGCGCGCGATCGCCGAGGGCACCTTCGAAAACGAGATCGTCCCCATCGAGGTCGCCACCCGCAAGGAGACCATTACCGTCTCCCAGGATGAGGGCGTGCGCCCTGGCACCACCGAGGAGGGCCTGGCCAAGCTGCGCCCGGCATTCCGCAAGGAGGGCACCATCACCGCCGGTTCCTCCTCCCAGATCTCCGACGGCGCGGCAGCTGTGGTGCTCACCACCCGCGAGAACGCCGAAGCCAATGGCTGGAATATCCTCGCCACCATCGGCGCGGCCGGGCAGACCGCAGGCCCTGATACCTCGCTGTTGTCCCAGCCCTCCCAGGCAGTGGCGGCCGCCCTGGCCAAGGCCGGTTGGACGACCGGGGACCTGGACTTCCTGGAGATCAACGAGGCCTTCGGCGCGGTTGTCGCCCAGTCCCTGAAGGACCTGGACTACCCGCTGGAGAAGACCAACATCCACGGTGGCGGCATCTCCCTGGGCCACCCGATCGGTTGCTCCGGGGCCCGTGTCCTCGTCACCGCGGCCCACGAGCTCAACCGCCGCGGCAGCGGTAAGGCAGCCGTCTCCCTGTGCGGTGGCGGCGGCCAGGGCGATGCGCTGCTGATCTGGAAGTAA
- the rpmG gene encoding 50S ribosomal protein L33 — translation MARNDIRPIIKLKSTAGTGYTYVTRKNKRNNPDRITLKKYDPVARKHVEFREER, via the coding sequence ATGGCTCGTAACGATATTCGTCCAATCATCAAGCTCAAGTCCACGGCTGGCACCGGTTACACCTATGTCACCCGTAAGAACAAGCGCAACAACCCGGATCGCATCACTCTGAAGAAGTACGACCCGGTTGCCCGCAAGCACGTCGAATTCCGCGAGGAGCGATAA
- the rpsR gene encoding 30S ribosomal protein S18, translated as MKRNNMKRARMEQSRRPKKNPLKAEGIEQVDYKNYALLRKFISDRGKIRSRRVTGLTPQQQREVATAIKNAREMALLPFNSR; from the coding sequence ATGAAGCGCAACAACATGAAGCGGGCGCGGATGGAGCAGTCCCGCCGCCCCAAGAAGAACCCGCTCAAGGCCGAAGGCATCGAGCAGGTTGACTACAAGAACTACGCTCTCCTGCGTAAGTTCATCTCCGACCGTGGCAAGATCCGCTCTCGCCGCGTCACGGGCCTGACCCCGCAGCAGCAGCGTGAGGTTGCTACCGCGATCAAGAACGCCCGCGAGATGGCTCTCCTGCCTTTCAACAGCCGTTAA
- a CDS encoding DUF1846 domain-containing protein, with amino-acid sequence MTHGIGFDRDKYIQLQSEHINERREQIGGKLYLEMGGKLFDDYHASRVLPGFTPDNKIAMLENIKEDVEIVVCLNARDLERGKVRADLSIPYEEDALRLVDVFRDRGFRVNNVVLTQLEDSNHMAVAFAERLERLGLNVARHRVIPGYPTNTELVVSDGGFGLNDYVETSRDLVVVTAPGPGSGKLATCLSQVYHEFRRGVPAGYAKFETFPIWNLPLEHPVNLAYEAATADLDDINVIDPFHLQAYGKQVTSYNRDVEVFPLLKTLLEKLYGHSPYQSPTDMGVNMVGHCISDDELCREAAKQEIVRRYYKALVDERREDTDDTVSSRVAIVMSKVGASTKDRRVVAAANEVEERTGEPGSALELADGTIITGKTSELLGCSAAMLLNALKHLAGLDDDIHLLSPKSIEPIQTLKVDHLGSQNPRLHTDEVLIALSVSAAESEDARAALKQLKNLAGCDVHTTTILGSVDEGIFRNLGVLVTSEPKYWRKALYRKR; translated from the coding sequence ATGACCCACGGCATCGGTTTCGACCGCGATAAGTACATCCAGCTCCAGTCTGAGCACATCAACGAGCGGCGCGAGCAGATCGGTGGGAAGCTCTACCTCGAAATGGGCGGCAAGCTTTTTGACGACTACCACGCCTCCCGCGTCTTGCCCGGCTTTACGCCAGATAACAAGATCGCGATGCTGGAGAACATCAAGGAAGACGTCGAGATCGTCGTTTGCCTCAACGCCCGCGACCTGGAGCGGGGCAAGGTCCGCGCCGACCTTTCCATCCCCTACGAGGAGGACGCACTCCGCCTTGTCGATGTCTTCCGTGACCGCGGTTTCCGGGTGAATAACGTGGTGCTGACCCAGCTGGAGGACAGCAACCACATGGCTGTCGCCTTCGCCGAGCGCCTGGAGCGCCTCGGCCTTAACGTCGCCCGCCACCGGGTGATCCCCGGTTACCCGACGAACACCGAGCTCGTGGTCTCCGACGGTGGCTTCGGGCTGAACGACTACGTGGAAACCTCCCGCGACCTCGTCGTCGTTACCGCGCCGGGACCGGGTTCCGGCAAGCTTGCCACCTGCCTCTCGCAGGTCTATCACGAGTTCCGCCGCGGGGTCCCCGCCGGCTACGCGAAGTTCGAGACCTTCCCGATCTGGAACCTCCCGCTGGAGCACCCGGTCAACCTCGCCTACGAGGCCGCGACCGCGGACCTGGACGACATCAACGTCATCGACCCCTTCCACCTGCAGGCCTATGGCAAGCAGGTGACCAGCTACAACCGCGACGTCGAGGTCTTCCCGCTCCTGAAGACCCTGCTGGAGAAGCTCTACGGGCACTCGCCGTACCAGTCGCCGACGGACATGGGCGTGAACATGGTCGGCCACTGCATCTCAGACGACGAGCTGTGCCGCGAGGCCGCGAAGCAGGAGATCGTGCGCCGCTACTACAAGGCGCTCGTCGACGAACGCCGCGAAGACACGGACGATACCGTGTCCTCCCGTGTGGCGATCGTGATGAGCAAGGTGGGCGCGAGCACCAAGGACCGCCGGGTCGTTGCTGCGGCCAACGAGGTGGAGGAGCGCACCGGGGAGCCAGGCAGCGCCTTGGAGCTAGCGGATGGCACCATTATCACCGGCAAGACCAGCGAGCTGCTGGGCTGCTCCGCGGCGATGTTGCTCAATGCGTTGAAGCACCTCGCGGGCCTGGATGACGACATCCACCTGCTCTCGCCGAAGTCCATTGAGCCCATCCAGACGCTCAAGGTCGATCACCTGGGCTCCCAGAACCCGCGCCTGCACACCGACGAAGTTCTCATCGCGCTCTCGGTCTCCGCCGCCGAGTCTGAGGACGCGCGGGCCGCGCTGAAGCAGCTGAAGAACCTTGCGGGCTGCGACGTCCACACCACCACGATCTTGGGCTCGGTGGACGAGGGCATCTTCCGCAACCTCGGAGTGCTGGTGACCTCCGAGCCGAAGTACTGGCGCAAGGCCCTCTACCGCAAGCGCTAG
- the rpmF gene encoding 50S ribosomal protein L32 — protein MAVPKFKKSRANTRARRSQWKADNVELQTQKINGQEVQIPRRLVKAAQLGLIDLD, from the coding sequence ATGGCAGTACCAAAGTTTAAGAAGTCCCGCGCCAACACCCGCGCCCGCCGCTCCCAGTGGAAGGCGGATAACGTCGAACTTCAGACTCAGAAGATCAACGGCCAGGAGGTGCAGATCCCTCGCCGTCTGGTGAAGGCTGCTCAGCTCGGCCTGATCGACCTGGATTAA
- a CDS encoding AEC family transporter has protein sequence MGAMLNVLTGFGVVVLIIGLGYVIGHKQLLGPKALYPLNMYVFWIALPATLLRFMSHADLGQIFGPNLAVVAISSLLTGFTSFALFYWIARRTAKESLIGMLAASYCNGSNLGIPLATYLLDDPTLTLPVILFQVGLYAPTAVLLLDIAEERGSGAQSGASRTRLAPAVASALFKSPLLISAFAGMILAWMNTRFGFELPALIADPIDLIAQSMVAVALVVFGMSMAEVKVLQPGISPRKSVLVASLLKTVLHPTLAFLVGTLIFGASGELLLAMVLMGALPTGQNVFTYAQRFQTQQVLARDTGVVSTAISLPIMAGIVLFLG, from the coding sequence ATGGGAGCCATGCTCAATGTGCTCACCGGCTTCGGCGTCGTCGTCCTCATCATCGGACTCGGCTACGTCATTGGCCACAAGCAGCTACTGGGGCCCAAGGCGCTCTATCCGCTGAACATGTACGTGTTCTGGATCGCCCTGCCCGCCACGTTGCTGCGTTTCATGAGCCATGCGGACCTGGGGCAGATCTTCGGCCCGAACCTCGCGGTCGTGGCGATCAGTAGCTTGCTGACCGGGTTCACCAGCTTCGCACTCTTCTATTGGATTGCCCGGCGAACCGCCAAGGAGTCCCTCATCGGGATGCTGGCGGCCAGCTACTGTAACGGCTCGAACCTGGGTATCCCGTTGGCTACCTACCTGCTGGACGACCCGACGCTGACGCTGCCGGTGATCCTTTTCCAGGTAGGTCTCTACGCCCCCACCGCGGTGCTGCTGCTGGATATCGCCGAGGAACGTGGCTCGGGCGCGCAGTCCGGTGCTTCGCGTACCCGGCTCGCACCGGCGGTGGCCTCGGCGCTGTTTAAGTCTCCCCTGCTGATCTCGGCTTTTGCCGGCATGATCCTGGCCTGGATGAACACCCGCTTCGGCTTCGAACTGCCGGCGCTGATCGCGGACCCAATCGACCTGATCGCGCAGTCCATGGTGGCCGTGGCGCTGGTGGTCTTCGGCATGTCCATGGCCGAGGTGAAGGTCCTGCAGCCGGGGATTAGCCCGCGTAAGTCGGTGCTGGTGGCATCCCTTCTGAAGACGGTGCTGCACCCCACGCTCGCGTTCCTGGTCGGCACGTTGATCTTCGGCGCGAGCGGGGAGCTGTTGCTGGCGATGGTGCTGATGGGGGCACTGCCGACGGGGCAGAACGTGTTCACCTATGCGCAGCGCTTCCAGACCCAGCAGGTGTTGGCCCGGGACACCGGCGTGGTGTCCACGGCGATTTCCCTGCCGATCATGGCAGGGATCGTGCTCTTCCTGGGTTAG
- a CDS encoding RDD family protein has protein sequence MTNPYNNNHNDSGTPDDGGYGGSTPNNGYSGATPGGEAHASGYNQPTVGDAFNDSPSSQGYGTASLGVPMGDERSAAAGGFPSMPDYESSAGAAPLAPSRPGPWIRLLSLIIDGIVVNVASAPAFLLLSSPQEVIDWLFNVSEGIDAEMPMGIGIASLLSFVLWFVYRAAMESSGMKGSLGKLATGQRVVNFEGGQLSFGQSLKRNSFYLIQGLLSILPFLGFIYMIVYGVGISRDPYNQSHTDKWAKAYVVKAL, from the coding sequence ATGACGAACCCCTATAACAACAATCACAACGATTCGGGGACCCCAGACGACGGTGGCTACGGCGGCTCGACTCCGAATAACGGATACAGCGGAGCTACTCCTGGCGGCGAGGCGCACGCTAGCGGGTACAACCAGCCGACCGTTGGGGACGCATTCAACGATTCCCCGAGCAGCCAGGGTTACGGGACGGCTAGCCTCGGCGTGCCCATGGGCGATGAGCGCTCCGCGGCCGCGGGCGGTTTCCCCAGCATGCCGGACTACGAGTCCTCGGCGGGTGCCGCGCCCTTGGCGCCATCGCGTCCTGGGCCGTGGATTCGGCTGCTGAGCCTCATCATCGACGGAATCGTGGTCAACGTTGCCAGCGCACCAGCGTTTCTGCTGCTCTCCTCCCCGCAGGAGGTTATTGATTGGTTGTTTAATGTCTCCGAAGGCATCGATGCCGAGATGCCGATGGGTATTGGGATCGCCTCGCTGCTCTCCTTCGTCCTGTGGTTCGTCTACCGAGCGGCGATGGAGTCCAGCGGCATGAAGGGCTCACTGGGCAAGCTGGCCACGGGCCAGCGCGTGGTGAACTTCGAAGGCGGGCAGCTTAGTTTTGGCCAGTCCCTGAAGCGCAATAGCTTCTACCTCATCCAAGGCCTGCTGAGCATCCTGCCCTTCCTCGGATTCATCTACATGATCGTCTACGGCGTGGGGATCTCCCGCGATCCGTACAACCAGTCCCACACCGATAAGTGGGCCAAGGCCTACGTGGTGAAGGCCCTCTAG
- the purH gene encoding bifunctional phosphoribosylaminoimidazolecarboxamide formyltransferase/IMP cyclohydrolase: protein MTELSNSKNPAQATGERKPIRRALVSVYDKTGLEELAQGLHAAGVEIVSTGSTAKKIADAGVPVIEVEQLTGFPEVLEGRVKTLHPRVHSGILADTRKQDHLDQLKELEIEPFELVVVNLYPFTQTVASRASYDEVIEQIDIGGPSMVRAAAKNHASVGVVVDPTSYDEVVAAAKEGGFTLAQRTELAMKAFQHTASYDVAVASWLTAQVGKDDEQFPTWSGASYEKAHDLRYGENPHQKAAVYTAPGEEPGLAQAEQFHGKEMSYNNYTDADAAWRAAWDHERPAVAIIKHANPCGIAVSEESIAAAHRAAHACDPMSAFGGVIAVNRPVSVEMAKQVAEIFTEVIVAPDYEDGAVEILSQKKNIRILKAAAPTRAAIESRAISGGLLLQERDVIDANGDAPANWTLAAGEPADEATLAELEFAWRSVRAVKSNAILLAADGATVGVGMGQVNRVDAAKLAVERANTLSDGAERAKGAVAASDAFFPFADGFEVLANAGVRAVVQPGGSVRDAEVIEAATKAGVTMYLTGERHFSH from the coding sequence ATGACTGAACTTTCGAATTCTAAGAACCCAGCGCAGGCAACCGGCGAGCGCAAGCCCATCCGCCGCGCCCTGGTCAGCGTGTACGACAAGACCGGCCTGGAGGAGCTCGCGCAGGGCTTGCACGCCGCAGGGGTGGAGATTGTCTCCACCGGCTCGACCGCCAAGAAGATCGCTGATGCCGGCGTGCCCGTCATCGAGGTGGAACAGCTCACCGGCTTCCCCGAGGTCCTCGAGGGCCGCGTGAAGACCCTGCACCCGCGCGTGCACTCCGGCATCCTCGCCGACACCCGCAAGCAGGACCACCTTGACCAGCTCAAGGAGCTGGAGATTGAGCCCTTCGAGCTGGTGGTCGTGAACCTCTACCCGTTCACCCAGACCGTCGCCTCCAGGGCCTCCTATGACGAGGTCATCGAGCAGATCGACATCGGCGGCCCGTCGATGGTGCGCGCCGCCGCGAAGAACCACGCCTCCGTCGGCGTCGTCGTGGACCCGACCAGCTACGACGAGGTCGTTGCTGCTGCGAAGGAGGGAGGCTTCACCCTCGCGCAGCGCACCGAGCTGGCCATGAAGGCCTTCCAGCACACCGCCTCCTACGATGTCGCGGTAGCCAGCTGGCTGACCGCCCAGGTTGGCAAGGATGACGAGCAGTTCCCGACCTGGTCCGGCGCCTCCTATGAGAAGGCCCACGACCTGCGCTACGGCGAGAACCCGCACCAGAAGGCCGCGGTCTACACCGCGCCGGGCGAGGAGCCTGGCCTGGCGCAGGCAGAGCAGTTCCACGGCAAGGAGATGTCCTACAACAACTACACGGACGCCGACGCCGCGTGGCGCGCCGCCTGGGACCACGAGCGCCCGGCCGTCGCGATCATCAAGCACGCCAACCCGTGTGGCATCGCTGTGTCCGAGGAGTCCATCGCTGCCGCTCACCGCGCCGCGCACGCCTGTGACCCGATGTCCGCCTTCGGCGGCGTCATCGCCGTCAACCGCCCGGTCAGCGTGGAGATGGCCAAGCAGGTTGCGGAGATCTTCACCGAGGTCATCGTCGCCCCGGATTACGAGGATGGCGCGGTTGAGATCCTGAGCCAGAAGAAGAACATCCGCATCCTCAAGGCCGCCGCCCCGACCCGGGCTGCCATTGAGTCTCGCGCGATCTCCGGTGGGCTGCTGCTGCAGGAGCGCGACGTCATCGACGCCAACGGCGACGCCCCGGCCAATTGGACCCTGGCTGCCGGCGAGCCGGCCGACGAGGCCACCCTCGCCGAGCTGGAGTTCGCGTGGCGTTCCGTGCGTGCCGTGAAGTCCAACGCCATCCTTCTTGCCGCCGACGGCGCCACCGTGGGCGTGGGCATGGGCCAGGTCAACCGCGTGGACGCCGCGAAGCTCGCCGTCGAGCGTGCCAACACCCTGTCCGACGGTGCGGAGCGCGCCAAGGGTGCGGTCGCCGCGTCCGATGCATTCTTCCCATTCGCTGATGGCTTCGAGGTGCTCGCCAACGCCGGCGTGCGCGCTGTGGTCCAGCCGGGTGGTTCCGTCCGCGACGCCGAGGTCATCGAAGCCGCCACGAAGGCCGGCGTGACGATGTACCTCACCGGGGAGCGTCACTTCTCGCACTAA
- the purN gene encoding phosphoribosylglycinamide formyltransferase, with the protein MSQNFHTTLPAPQGRPLRIVALASGSGTLVQALIDNLDSAKVELLAIGADRDCAALERAEKAGLPTFKVEYIPKVTDRGQWNRDLIAALESWDADLIVSAGFMRIIGADVVERFPGRIINTHPALLPSFPGAQAVVDAIEYGVKVTGSTVHVVDAGVDSGPIVAQEAVNVHPSDKVESLHEKIKHVERRLIVQVLHEIAGNGLTIEGRKAQISSND; encoded by the coding sequence GCACCCCAGGGCCGACCGCTGCGCATCGTCGCGCTGGCCTCCGGCTCTGGCACGCTCGTCCAAGCCCTCATCGACAACCTGGACTCGGCGAAGGTCGAGCTGCTCGCCATCGGGGCGGACCGCGATTGCGCCGCGCTCGAGCGAGCCGAGAAGGCGGGCCTGCCCACCTTCAAGGTGGAATACATCCCCAAGGTCACCGACCGTGGGCAGTGGAACCGTGACCTCATTGCGGCGCTGGAAAGCTGGGACGCCGACCTCATCGTTTCCGCCGGGTTTATGCGCATCATCGGCGCGGACGTCGTGGAACGCTTCCCGGGCCGCATCATCAACACCCACCCCGCGCTGCTGCCCTCCTTCCCGGGCGCACAGGCGGTCGTGGATGCGATCGAATACGGCGTGAAAGTCACCGGCTCGACCGTGCACGTGGTGGACGCCGGGGTTGATTCCGGCCCGATCGTGGCACAGGAAGCGGTAAACGTGCACCCAAGCGATAAAGTGGAATCGTTGCACGAAAAAATTAAGCACGTGGAGCGGCGTTTGATCGTGCAGGTCCTGCACGAGATCGCAGGAAACGGACTCACCATCGAGGGACGAAAGGCCCAGATCAGCAGCAATGACTGA
- a CDS encoding type B 50S ribosomal protein L31, with protein MKKDIHPDYHPVVFKDSATGKQFLTRSTATSDRTVEWEDGNEYPLIVVDITSESHPFWTGAQRVMDTAGRVEKFQRRYGGMARRKKKTQ; from the coding sequence ATGAAGAAGGATATCCACCCGGATTACCACCCAGTGGTATTCAAGGATTCTGCTACCGGTAAGCAGTTCCTGACCCGCTCCACCGCCACCTCCGACCGTACGGTCGAGTGGGAGGATGGCAACGAGTACCCGCTGATCGTCGTCGACATCACCAGCGAGTCCCACCCGTTCTGGACCGGCGCACAGCGCGTCATGGACACCGCAGGTCGCGTCGAGAAGTTCCAGCGCCGCTACGGTGGCATGGCTCGCCGCAAGAAGAAGACCCAGTAA
- a CDS encoding sensor histidine kinase: MSLRRLSSDPRGRASHPATGERTAGEVGDHGIILNHEHVAELTNLPRWRRFLDGTLGSIKQRLTVLTSLVIIFSIATVTFAAYATVSQILWRTSDSLLRSQAQSIIEMPPEKVPGGVPGENYQPAFERISNTLSLMVVPEIYTGVAAPVTKFEPVLEDAEIAVIRGARPHSYRSDDDERYFAVAAPDGRVVVLVSDTSATKKALESLALILTMIGICGALGAIVLVAAVVSAGLRPIDRLRRATDRVTETGELRQLVVFSHDEVGTLTTSFNNMMLALQTSREKQKELVADASHELKTPLTSLRTNIELLLLATRENSPGITEADRQDLERDVLSQLDEMSALIKDLVDLAREDGPVLSDEEVDLNECLRVGVAKVQRRRPDVTFEIHAEPWVTQGDPLSLKRALLNLLDNAAKWSPQGASVRVWMQPIPPAASGLTAGTPASDGEEEAVEIRVADSGPGIPAADRKKVFDRFYRSINSRSMQGSGLGLSIVKQAVVNHGGAIIVDESDDGGALMRVVLPARRGTPSEK, translated from the coding sequence ATGAGTTTGCGGAGGCTCTCCTCGGACCCCCGGGGCCGTGCCTCCCACCCGGCGACGGGGGAGCGAACTGCGGGTGAGGTCGGCGACCACGGCATTATCCTCAACCACGAGCACGTCGCCGAGCTGACCAACCTTCCCCGGTGGCGTCGCTTTCTGGACGGCACCTTGGGCAGCATCAAACAACGGCTGACCGTCCTGACCTCCTTGGTCATTATTTTTTCGATCGCCACCGTGACCTTCGCTGCCTACGCGACGGTGTCCCAGATCCTGTGGCGAACCAGCGATAGCCTTTTGCGATCCCAGGCTCAAAGCATCATCGAGATGCCCCCCGAGAAGGTTCCAGGTGGTGTTCCGGGGGAGAACTATCAGCCGGCCTTCGAGCGGATCTCCAACACGCTCAGTTTGATGGTCGTGCCGGAGATCTATACCGGTGTTGCCGCTCCCGTTACGAAGTTTGAGCCCGTCCTGGAGGATGCCGAGATCGCGGTGATCCGGGGCGCGCGCCCACATTCTTACCGCTCCGATGATGACGAGCGTTATTTCGCGGTCGCGGCACCTGACGGCCGCGTCGTCGTCCTCGTTTCTGATACCTCGGCGACGAAAAAGGCGTTGGAATCGCTTGCCCTCATTTTGACGATGATCGGGATCTGCGGGGCGCTCGGCGCGATCGTGCTGGTCGCCGCTGTGGTTAGCGCCGGGCTGCGGCCCATCGACCGACTACGGCGAGCCACGGACCGAGTGACGGAGACGGGCGAGCTCCGCCAGCTCGTCGTTTTCTCTCATGACGAGGTCGGCACCCTCACCACGTCCTTCAACAACATGATGCTGGCCCTCCAGACCTCCCGGGAAAAGCAGAAGGAGCTCGTTGCAGACGCTTCACACGAGCTCAAGACACCGCTGACATCCCTGCGGACCAATATCGAACTATTGCTGCTCGCGACGCGCGAGAATTCCCCAGGCATCACGGAGGCTGACCGCCAAGACCTCGAACGTGATGTGCTGAGCCAGTTGGACGAGATGAGCGCCCTGATTAAGGACCTGGTGGACCTCGCCCGTGAGGATGGTCCCGTTCTCAGCGACGAGGAGGTTGATCTCAATGAATGCCTGCGCGTCGGTGTGGCGAAGGTTCAGCGGCGTCGCCCGGACGTTACCTTCGAAATTCACGCCGAACCCTGGGTCACCCAGGGGGATCCGCTCAGCCTGAAACGGGCGCTGTTGAACCTGCTGGACAACGCAGCCAAGTGGTCACCGCAAGGGGCCAGCGTGCGCGTCTGGATGCAACCCATCCCGCCGGCAGCGTCGGGGCTTACTGCTGGGACACCGGCAAGCGATGGGGAAGAGGAGGCCGTGGAGATCCGAGTCGCGGACTCCGGGCCGGGTATCCCCGCCGCGGATCGGAAGAAGGTCTTTGACCGCTTCTACCGTTCGATCAATTCTCGCTCGATGCAGGGCTCTGGCCTGGGACTCTCCATCGTTAAGCAGGCCGTGGTAAATCACGGCGGGGCGATCATCGTCGATGAGTCCGACGACGGTGGCGCGCTGATGCGGGTGGTATTGCCGGCCCGCCGTGGAACTCCCAGCGAAAAATAG
- a CDS encoding response regulator transcription factor — MKILVVDDDPAVRESLRRSLIFNGYSIVLAADGEEALAKVQSERPDMVILDVMMPKLDGLEVCRELRSQGEDTPILLLTARDSVSERVAGLDAGADDYLTKPFALEELLARTRSLVRRAARPAAVDTQQIEILKFEDLELDPATRDVTRGGRQISLTRTEFALLELLLRNPRKVLSRTTILEDVWGYDFPTSGNALEVYIGYLRRKTEADGEPRLIQTVRGVGYVLRETAP, encoded by the coding sequence ATGAAGATTCTCGTTGTGGACGACGACCCCGCTGTTCGCGAATCGCTCCGGCGTTCCCTGATTTTCAACGGTTACTCCATCGTGCTCGCCGCAGACGGGGAGGAAGCGCTGGCTAAGGTCCAGTCTGAGCGTCCCGACATGGTGATTCTCGACGTCATGATGCCGAAGCTCGACGGGCTTGAGGTGTGCCGCGAGCTGCGTTCCCAGGGTGAGGACACCCCCATTCTGCTGCTCACTGCCCGCGACTCCGTCTCGGAGCGCGTGGCCGGGCTGGATGCGGGCGCGGACGATTACCTCACCAAGCCCTTTGCGCTCGAGGAGCTCCTGGCTCGCACCCGCTCCCTTGTCCGGCGTGCCGCGCGACCGGCGGCGGTGGACACCCAGCAGATTGAGATCCTGAAGTTCGAGGACCTTGAACTGGACCCTGCGACCCGCGACGTTACTCGTGGGGGCCGCCAGATTAGCCTGACCCGCACCGAGTTCGCCTTGCTGGAGCTCCTGCTGCGCAATCCACGCAAGGTGCTCTCTCGCACGACGATCCTCGAGGACGTGTGGGGCTATGACTTCCCGACTTCGGGCAATGCTTTGGAGGTTTACATCGGCTACCTGCGTCGAAAGACCGAGGCCGACGGCGAGCCGCGTCTGATCCAGACGGTGCGCGGCGTGGGTTACGTTCTGCGCGAGACCGCACCATGA
- the rpsN gene encoding 30S ribosomal protein S14 yields MAKKSMIAKNEQRKEIVARYAERRAELKKIIKNPNTSDEDRIEAQFELNRQPRDASPVRVRNRDAADGRPRGYLRKFGLSRVRVREMAHRGELPGVRKSSW; encoded by the coding sequence ATGGCTAAGAAGTCCATGATCGCGAAGAACGAGCAGCGCAAGGAAATCGTCGCCCGCTATGCGGAGCGTCGCGCTGAGCTCAAGAAGATCATCAAGAACCCGAACACCAGCGACGAGGATCGCATCGAGGCGCAGTTCGAGCTGAACCGTCAGCCGCGCGACGCCTCCCCTGTTCGCGTCCGCAACCGTGACGCCGCCGACGGTCGCCCACGTGGCTACCTCCGCAAGTTCGGCCTGTCCCGTGTCCGCGTCCGCGAGATGGCTCACCGCGGTGAGCTGCCGGGCGTTCGTAAGTCCAGCTGGTAA